Proteins from a single region of Aerococcus viridans:
- the proS gene encoding proline--tRNA ligase, whose amino-acid sequence MAKQEATENLQQTDFSKWYLQAIQQGDLMDYGPARGTMIFKPDGFLLWESYKDAFNEMLKKEGIRNAYFPMLIPKHFFEKEADHVEGFAPELPWVTEAGEEKLEEPLALRPTSETLFGNAMSDWINSYRDLPMELNQWANVFRWEKRTLPFIRTSEFLWQEGHTAHATEEEARERTMKMLHYYTDLVKEVFAMPVYEGQKTPSERFAGAVDTFSIEAMTKDTKAIQAGTSHYLGQNFAEAFDIKFLNEDNQHTYVHTTSWGSSTRLIGAMIMIHGDEKGLVLPPRVAGTQVSLIPVGNIKKNPQVLEKLQEIKATLLEAGLRVNLDDSNNSPGYKYNESEVHGVPLRIEFGPRDMENNQVMIKMRDVDGKEAFSLEGDLLAEINTRFDDMHQRLYDKAVAFRAENEHFDIDTMDQLTAHLEACEENGERPGWILAGWDGTDESEAAIKEATGFTSRNIPFNPPIEKTVDLYSGKPAKHTVWYARAY is encoded by the coding sequence ATGGCAAAGCAAGAAGCAACAGAAAATTTACAACAAACAGATTTTTCAAAATGGTATTTACAAGCAATTCAACAGGGTGATTTGATGGATTACGGTCCTGCCCGTGGGACAATGATTTTTAAACCAGATGGCTTTTTATTATGGGAATCATATAAAGATGCCTTCAATGAAATGTTGAAGAAGGAAGGTATTCGTAACGCCTACTTCCCAATGTTAATTCCAAAACACTTCTTTGAAAAAGAGGCTGACCACGTAGAAGGCTTCGCGCCTGAATTGCCATGGGTAACTGAAGCAGGTGAGGAAAAATTAGAAGAGCCATTGGCATTACGTCCAACTTCTGAAACTTTATTTGGTAATGCGATGTCAGATTGGATCAACTCTTACCGTGATTTACCAATGGAATTAAACCAATGGGCTAACGTCTTCCGTTGGGAAAAACGGACATTACCATTTATCCGTACATCAGAATTCTTATGGCAAGAAGGTCACACAGCGCATGCAACTGAAGAAGAAGCACGTGAACGTACGATGAAAATGTTACACTACTATACTGACTTAGTAAAAGAAGTATTTGCAATGCCAGTTTACGAGGGACAAAAAACACCATCAGAACGGTTTGCGGGTGCGGTTGACACCTTCTCAATCGAAGCGATGACAAAAGATACAAAAGCCATTCAAGCAGGGACTTCTCACTACTTGGGCCAAAACTTTGCGGAAGCCTTTGATATTAAATTCTTAAACGAAGACAACCAACATACTTACGTTCATACAACATCTTGGGGTTCATCAACCCGTTTAATCGGTGCCATGATCATGATCCACGGTGATGAAAAAGGGTTAGTCTTACCTCCTCGTGTTGCCGGTACACAAGTATCGCTAATCCCTGTTGGTAATATCAAGAAAAATCCACAAGTACTTGAGAAATTACAGGAAATCAAAGCAACATTATTAGAGGCTGGATTACGTGTAAATCTTGATGATTCAAACAACTCACCAGGATACAAATACAACGAGTCTGAAGTACATGGTGTACCATTAAGAATTGAATTTGGTCCACGTGATATGGAAAACAACCAAGTCATGATTAAAATGCGTGATGTGGATGGTAAAGAAGCCTTCTCATTAGAGGGAGACTTACTTGCTGAAATCAACACACGCTTTGATGACATGCACCAACGTCTTTACGATAAAGCGGTAGCTTTCCGTGCTGAGAATGAACATTTTGACATTGATACAATGGATCAATTAACCGCTCACCTTGAAGCTTGTGAAGAAAACGGCGAGCGTCCAGGTTGGATTTTAGCCGGTTGGGATGGTACTGATGAATCAGAAGCAGCCATTAAAGAAGCCACAGGATTTACTTCACGTAATATCCCATTCAACCCACCAATAGAAAAGACAGTTGACCTATATTCTGGTAAACCTGCTAAACACACTGTGTGGTATGCACGTGCTTATTAA
- a CDS encoding serine hydrolase: MSKRRKKSSIKPLVPFFVLGVALIAVLIAIFKYNDEGEGDSLTATVNESTAGEASGNAPLTLSEEEVYNLDLMQASGIELIDTSQYASIDELIEETMAEFEVDESQVSLQYTNFKTDESYTINESTFQTAASTIKLPIAVMYVDAIEEGYVDWDTEVPYTYADYEEGDGTITAAVGNGTGQAAYTIEELMADSLMHSDNTATNMLISYYSEVYGSGAFKTNVANSVDVTIDDAFYDDNVVSAELLSAYYNLLATDDTYQPIVDYLLNTSPDRLFTTYVNSSLMANKYGNYGTALNDGGIYYENDEAQYSLVALTDGLTDGTGFLENLNLRVNQYYRANYE, encoded by the coding sequence ATGTCGAAAAGAAGAAAAAAATCTAGTATTAAACCGCTAGTGCCCTTCTTCGTTCTAGGAGTGGCTTTAATAGCAGTATTAATTGCTATATTTAAATATAATGATGAAGGTGAAGGGGATTCATTAACAGCGACAGTAAACGAATCTACTGCAGGTGAAGCTTCAGGTAACGCCCCATTAACCTTGAGTGAGGAAGAAGTATACAACCTAGATTTAATGCAAGCGTCAGGTATTGAACTAATCGATACTAGCCAATACGCCTCAATAGATGAATTGATTGAAGAAACAATGGCAGAGTTTGAGGTAGATGAAAGCCAAGTTTCGCTACAATATACCAACTTTAAAACTGACGAAAGCTACACAATTAACGAAAGTACTTTCCAAACTGCCGCTTCTACGATTAAGTTACCGATAGCCGTGATGTATGTAGATGCGATTGAAGAAGGCTATGTTGACTGGGATACAGAGGTTCCCTATACATACGCAGACTATGAAGAGGGTGACGGTACCATTACTGCTGCAGTAGGTAATGGCACAGGTCAAGCCGCATATACAATTGAAGAATTGATGGCTGATTCATTAATGCATTCAGATAATACAGCAACCAATATGTTGATTAGCTATTACAGCGAAGTTTATGGATCAGGTGCCTTCAAAACAAATGTCGCAAATAGTGTAGATGTCACAATTGATGACGCCTTCTATGACGATAACGTCGTATCCGCTGAATTATTGTCTGCTTACTACAACTTATTGGCTACTGACGATACCTACCAACCAATTGTTGATTACCTATTGAATACTTCACCAGACCGTTTATTTACAACATACGTGAACAGCAGTTTGATGGCGAATAAATATGGTAACTACGGCACTGCCTTAAATGACGGTGGTATCTACTATGAAAACGACGAAGCCCAATATAGCCTAGTTGCTTTAACAGACGGCCTAACAGATGGTACAGGCTTCTTGGAAAACTTAAACCTGCGCGTCAACCAATACTACCGCGCAAACTATGAATAG
- a CDS encoding ABC transporter ATP-binding protein — protein MTSTTEKTIIELDNVCFNRQDKAILKNIQWTINQGQHWALLGLNGSGKSSIINMLTGYHFPSSGQVKVLDQLFGVSSIPDLQTRIGIVSAWINQEIPSRLSVLDTIISGKFASLGLYQKVTDSLIQEAEDLLDTFNFTAFRNRRMATLSQGERQTVLILRALMTQPELLILDEPTSGLDLFARESLLAMLDKLAKEKPEVTQLMVTHHTEEIIPLYQKICLLKDGEIFAKGDRSLMLDPDRLHDFYGQPVLLRPFKKGRILVMPK, from the coding sequence ATGACATCAACCACAGAAAAAACCATCATCGAACTCGACAATGTCTGCTTCAACCGCCAAGATAAGGCTATATTAAAAAACATCCAATGGACCATCAACCAGGGGCAACACTGGGCCCTACTCGGTTTGAATGGGTCTGGTAAGTCATCCATCATCAACATGCTAACCGGCTATCATTTTCCCTCTAGCGGTCAGGTGAAGGTTCTTGACCAGTTGTTTGGTGTATCCTCAATCCCTGACCTACAAACACGAATCGGCATCGTCTCTGCTTGGATCAACCAAGAAATCCCAAGCCGCTTATCTGTATTAGACACCATTATTTCGGGTAAATTTGCCAGTCTAGGCCTTTATCAAAAAGTGACGGATTCTTTAATCCAAGAAGCTGAAGACCTCTTAGACACCTTTAATTTCACCGCATTCAGAAACCGCAGAATGGCGACCCTATCTCAAGGTGAACGACAAACCGTTTTGATCTTACGGGCCTTAATGACCCAACCTGAATTATTAATCTTAGATGAACCTACTAGTGGTCTAGATTTATTTGCCCGCGAAAGCCTTCTAGCTATGTTGGACAAATTGGCCAAAGAAAAACCAGAAGTCACCCAATTAATGGTGACCCACCATACCGAGGAAATCATTCCACTTTATCAAAAAATTTGTTTATTAAAAGATGGAGAAATATTCGCCAAAGGTGACCGGTCTTTGATGCTAGACCCTGATAGATTGCATGATTTCTACGGCCAGCCAGTACTCCTACGCCCCTTTAAAAAAGGCCGCATCTTGGTAATGCCAAAATAA
- the ilvB gene encoding biosynthetic-type acetolactate synthase large subunit, with translation MERTKKTSIGTELLVNALRDQGAEIIFGYPGGAALHIYDEFFRQNVNHVLARHEQGAGHMADGYARVAGQVGVAVTTSGPGATNIVTAVATAQMDSVPLVVISGQVTTSGIGKDAFQETDVVSLMTPITKYAYQVEDAKEIPRIIKEAFYLANSGRKGPVLVDIPKDIGVQEVALEDIDDSFDLPGYNMDYEVDLEAVAAIKEALLVAEKPLLLVGNGVVKAEAYQELRDFAHRYNIPVTHTLLGIGLLASDDPLNLGLAGMHGTYAANMALMETDCLLNIGSRFDDRVASNPDNFAPDAKIIHVDIDLAEIGKIMEPDIALLADAKLALEALLQGAIEGWSDKTGWLAHQADNQALHPTRVPEMTDAIRPQAVLDYLGKATDGQAYIVTDVGQHQMWAAQYYPYQFPGQNLTSGGLGTMGYGVPATIGAAFAADEKHPVVGIIGDGGFQMTNQELNIIQHYGIQPKFIILNNTVLGMVHQWQHAFYSDRYSHSEFGSSLPDFVKLSEALGVKAAKVTDPADMQTAVDEMLAYDGAYVLEVLIDKYERVTPMVPSGKANNEMEGLS, from the coding sequence GTGGAGAGAACGAAGAAGACCAGTATAGGAACGGAATTGCTCGTCAATGCATTGCGAGATCAAGGTGCTGAGATTATTTTTGGCTATCCTGGTGGTGCAGCTTTACATATATATGATGAATTTTTCCGTCAGAATGTCAATCACGTCTTAGCTCGTCATGAACAAGGTGCTGGTCACATGGCCGATGGTTACGCCCGTGTGGCTGGCCAAGTGGGTGTAGCGGTAACAACTAGTGGACCGGGAGCGACAAATATTGTCACGGCGGTGGCGACAGCGCAGATGGATTCGGTGCCTCTAGTCGTCATTTCGGGCCAGGTTACGACATCCGGTATCGGGAAAGACGCCTTTCAGGAAACCGACGTTGTCTCTTTAATGACGCCAATCACGAAATATGCCTATCAAGTTGAAGATGCTAAAGAGATTCCGCGCATCATCAAAGAAGCTTTCTACTTAGCAAATTCCGGCCGTAAAGGACCTGTCTTAGTGGATATTCCGAAAGATATCGGTGTGCAGGAAGTAGCTTTAGAAGATATTGATGATAGCTTCGATTTACCAGGCTACAACATGGATTATGAGGTTGACTTGGAGGCGGTAGCTGCGATTAAGGAAGCTTTACTTGTAGCTGAAAAACCTTTGTTGCTAGTAGGGAACGGTGTGGTGAAAGCTGAAGCCTACCAAGAACTACGCGACTTTGCTCACCGGTACAATATCCCGGTAACCCATACCCTACTAGGGATTGGCTTACTTGCTAGTGATGACCCCCTAAACTTAGGGCTAGCGGGGATGCACGGAACGTATGCAGCCAATATGGCCTTGATGGAGACAGATTGTCTCTTGAATATTGGTAGCCGTTTCGACGACCGGGTGGCTTCTAATCCTGACAATTTTGCACCGGATGCCAAGATTATCCATGTGGATATTGATCTAGCGGAGATTGGCAAGATTATGGAACCAGATATTGCCTTACTGGCAGATGCTAAATTGGCTTTGGAGGCCCTTTTACAAGGTGCTATTGAGGGCTGGTCTGATAAGACGGGCTGGTTGGCTCACCAAGCGGATAACCAAGCCTTACATCCTACTCGGGTGCCTGAGATGACAGACGCGATTCGACCACAAGCGGTACTGGATTACTTAGGGAAGGCGACGGACGGTCAGGCCTATATCGTGACCGACGTTGGCCAACACCAAATGTGGGCTGCCCAGTATTATCCTTACCAATTCCCCGGCCAAAACTTAACGTCAGGTGGACTAGGGACTATGGGATACGGGGTGCCGGCAACGATTGGGGCGGCATTTGCGGCGGATGAGAAACATCCTGTTGTAGGGATCATCGGTGACGGAGGATTCCAAATGACCAACCAGGAATTGAATATCATCCAACATTATGGCATTCAACCGAAATTTATTATTTTAAATAATACGGTGCTTGGGATGGTGCATCAGTGGCAACATGCTTTCTATTCAGACCGTTATTCACATTCTGAATTTGGGTCGAGCTTGCCAGACTTCGTGAAGTTATCGGAGGCTTTAGGCGTGAAGGCGGCTAAGGTAACGGACCCAGCGGATATGCAGACGGCGGTAGATGAGATGTTGGCTTATGACGGGGCGTATGTATTAGAAGTCTTGATTGATAAATACGAACGGGTTACTCCGATGGTGCCATCTGGTAAGGCAAATAATGAAATGGAGGGCTTGTCATGA
- a CDS encoding ACT domain-containing protein encodes MIFQFIRLKVVNRPGVLNRVTQVVLKPRYNIDTLTLAGTDDPAISYITIGINFQDLEAATLLTRQLLKQVDVVSAAQLDPSELG; translated from the coding sequence ATGATCTTTCAGTTTATCCGATTAAAGGTAGTGAATAGACCTGGTGTTTTAAACCGGGTGACACAAGTTGTCCTTAAACCGCGTTATAATATTGACACTTTAACCCTAGCAGGGACGGACGATCCGGCGATTTCCTATATTACGATTGGAATTAATTTCCAAGATTTGGAAGCGGCGACTCTTTTGACTAGACAATTATTGAAGCAAGTGGATGTGGTGAGTGCAGCACAGTTAGACCCATCTGAGCTTGGCTAA
- the ilvC gene encoding ketol-acid reductoisomerase yields the protein MAKVYYEKDMTSNALSGKQIAVVGYGSQGHAHAQNLRDNGQNVIIGIREGSSANRARNDGFDVYSVAEATKKADIIMILLPDEIQKDTYANEIAPNLEAGNALAFAHGFNIHFKNIQPDPSIDVFMVAPKGPGHLVRREFTKGSAVPSLFAVYQDATGNARDLAMSWADGIGATRVGIIETDFREETESDLFGEQTVLMGGTTHLIQAGFETLVEAGYQPEIAYFEVMHELKLIVDLLYEGGMDHMRKSCSNTAEYGDYVSGPRLITPDVKERMKDVLNDIQDGSFAKRFTDDYDNGFKDFYAMREKEQGHQIEEVGGRLREMMPFVKENAVDTNN from the coding sequence ATGGCAAAAGTATACTACGAAAAAGATATGACCAGTAATGCATTATCAGGTAAACAAATCGCTGTAGTCGGCTATGGTTCACAAGGACATGCGCATGCGCAAAACTTACGAGATAATGGCCAAAATGTCATTATCGGTATCCGTGAAGGTAGCTCTGCTAACCGTGCGCGTAACGATGGATTTGATGTATATTCAGTTGCAGAGGCGACGAAAAAAGCGGATATCATCATGATTTTATTACCAGATGAAATTCAAAAAGATACTTATGCCAATGAAATTGCGCCGAACTTAGAAGCTGGAAATGCTTTAGCCTTTGCCCATGGTTTCAACATCCACTTCAAAAACATCCAACCAGATCCTTCAATTGATGTGTTCATGGTTGCACCTAAGGGGCCTGGGCACTTGGTACGTCGTGAATTTACGAAAGGTTCAGCGGTGCCATCATTATTTGCGGTATATCAAGATGCAACAGGTAATGCGCGCGACCTAGCCATGTCTTGGGCTGATGGTATCGGGGCAACTCGTGTAGGAATCATCGAAACAGACTTCCGTGAAGAAACTGAATCTGACTTATTCGGTGAACAAACTGTATTAATGGGTGGAACCACGCATTTAATTCAAGCAGGTTTTGAAACTTTAGTTGAAGCTGGTTACCAACCAGAAATTGCTTACTTTGAAGTAATGCATGAATTGAAATTAATCGTAGACCTATTGTATGAAGGTGGTATGGACCACATGCGTAAATCATGTTCAAATACTGCTGAATATGGGGACTACGTATCAGGACCGCGTTTAATTACACCGGATGTGAAAGAACGTATGAAGGATGTTTTAAATGATATCCAAGATGGTTCATTCGCTAAACGTTTCACAGACGATTACGATAACGGCTTTAAAGACTTCTATGCAATGCGTGAAAAAGAGCAAGGGCACCAAATTGAAGAAGTTGGTGGTCGCTTACGCGAAATGATGCCGTTCGTTAAAGAGAATGCTGTAGACACAAACAACTAA
- the ilvA gene encoding threonine ammonia-lyase IlvA, producing the protein MVKSVNKEKVLSAYKKLQSVVKQTPLQYDQYLSEKYKANIYLKREDLQVVRSFKLRGAYYSISELSEDDLAKGVICASAGNHAQGVAFACNEKQVMATIYMPNTTPAQKINQVKYFGGDYVNIVIEGDTFDECSQAAHEYGAKHQMTFIEPYDDENVIAGQGSLAVEIHHSLTADGETADYVLVPIGGGGLISGVSAYVREAMPETKIVGVEPAGAASMKLALDQGQPTALEKVNKFADGTAVGKVGDITFQYAKDNIDRIETVEEGKIAGTIIDLYTKQAIVAEPSGALTVSALDNMAEDLVGKTVVCIISGGNNDINRMAEIEEKALIYSGTKQYFVVNFPQRPGALREFLTDVLGPDDDIAKFEYTKKISRSNGPALVGILLGDYETLPDLLERLKNFDANYISVSESPTLYEFLV; encoded by the coding sequence ATGGTCAAAAGCGTCAATAAGGAGAAGGTATTGAGTGCCTACAAAAAATTACAGTCGGTCGTCAAGCAGACACCTTTACAATACGATCAATATTTATCTGAGAAGTATAAGGCCAACATTTATTTGAAACGTGAGGACTTACAAGTTGTACGTTCATTTAAATTAAGAGGTGCCTACTATTCAATTAGTGAACTCAGTGAAGATGATTTAGCTAAAGGTGTTATCTGTGCCTCAGCCGGCAACCACGCCCAAGGGGTAGCCTTTGCTTGTAACGAAAAGCAAGTAATGGCAACGATTTATATGCCGAATACGACACCCGCTCAAAAAATTAACCAAGTAAAATATTTTGGTGGGGACTATGTGAATATTGTGATTGAAGGGGATACCTTCGATGAGTGTAGCCAAGCTGCGCACGAATATGGTGCTAAACACCAGATGACTTTTATTGAACCTTACGATGATGAAAATGTCATCGCTGGCCAGGGGTCACTAGCTGTTGAAATCCACCACAGCCTAACTGCCGACGGGGAAACTGCAGACTATGTCTTAGTGCCTATCGGTGGGGGTGGGTTGATCTCTGGTGTTTCTGCCTATGTCCGTGAAGCCATGCCTGAAACCAAAATTGTTGGCGTTGAACCAGCCGGTGCAGCGTCCATGAAACTGGCCCTTGACCAAGGTCAGCCGACAGCACTTGAGAAAGTGAACAAATTTGCAGATGGTACAGCAGTTGGTAAGGTAGGGGACATCACCTTCCAATACGCGAAAGACAATATCGACCGCATTGAAACAGTCGAAGAAGGTAAGATTGCGGGGACTATCATTGACTTGTACACCAAGCAAGCCATCGTAGCCGAACCTTCAGGCGCCTTAACCGTATCTGCTCTAGATAATATGGCTGAAGACCTTGTTGGCAAAACAGTTGTCTGCATCATTTCTGGTGGTAATAACGACATCAACCGTATGGCCGAAATTGAGGAAAAAGCATTGATTTATTCAGGAACTAAGCAATATTTTGTAGTGAATTTCCCGCAAAGACCAGGCGCATTAAGAGAATTCTTAACGGACGTTTTAGGGCCGGACGATGATATCGCTAAGTTTGAATATACCAAGAAAATTTCTCGATCAAATGGCCCAGCTCTAGTCGGTATCTTGCTGGGTGATTATGAAACCCTACCCGATCTATTAGAAAGGTTGAAAAATTTCGATGCCAATTACATTTCGGTATCCGAAAGTCCTACATTATATGAATTTTTAGTCTAA
- a CDS encoding DUF896 domain-containing protein has translation MDSDQLLKRINELAAKKKAGTITEEELVEQKELRQVYLKQFRSAFNDIILNTRVIDPEGTDVTPQAVRDAKKKQAAEQETKTEDSTNIDK, from the coding sequence ATGGATTCTGATCAATTACTAAAACGCATTAACGAGCTAGCTGCTAAGAAAAAAGCTGGCACGATCACTGAAGAAGAACTAGTTGAACAAAAAGAGTTGCGCCAAGTTTACTTGAAACAATTCCGTTCAGCCTTCAACGACATTATTTTAAACACGCGGGTAATCGACCCTGAGGGTACTGATGTGACACCGCAAGCCGTTCGCGACGCAAAGAAAAAACAAGCCGCTGAACAAGAAACTAAGACTGAAGATTCAACAAATATAGATAAATAA
- a CDS encoding alpha/beta hydrolase, giving the protein MSYEYIYQAGENQAEANTLLLLHGTGGTERDLLDIAQFIDPMANILSLRGNELEGPMNRFFKRHGEGNLDIENLKFHAKDLYNFIGALAAEKGFDPAKVVPIGYSNGANIAGGVLYLFDNPFKGAILLHPMIPFRDETMPNLTHTPIFIGAGFNDPICAPSESEELKTSLEAAGSPVTLHWENYGHSLSMPELQAAKGWYATAVG; this is encoded by the coding sequence ATGAGTTACGAATATATTTATCAAGCAGGAGAAAACCAAGCTGAAGCCAACACCCTACTACTTTTACACGGTACAGGCGGTACTGAGCGCGACCTACTAGACATTGCCCAATTTATTGATCCCATGGCCAATATCCTATCGTTACGCGGTAACGAGCTTGAAGGACCCATGAATCGTTTCTTCAAACGCCACGGTGAAGGCAACTTAGACATCGAAAACTTGAAATTCCATGCCAAAGACCTGTATAATTTCATAGGAGCCTTGGCCGCGGAAAAAGGGTTCGATCCAGCTAAAGTAGTGCCAATTGGTTACTCAAATGGCGCAAATATTGCTGGCGGTGTTTTATACCTATTTGACAATCCTTTTAAGGGCGCAATCTTACTCCACCCTATGATACCGTTTAGAGATGAAACTATGCCTAACTTGACCCACACACCTATCTTTATTGGTGCTGGTTTCAACGACCCAATCTGTGCACCAAGCGAAAGTGAAGAACTTAAAACCAGCCTAGAAGCAGCTGGTAGCCCAGTTACCCTTCATTGGGAAAACTACGGCCATTCCTTATCTATGCCTGAATTACAAGCAGCGAAAGGATGGTACGCTACCGCTGTTGGCTAA
- a CDS encoding VOC family protein: protein MIEIIQKLHHISAIVGAPNQVLKFYRDILGLRLVKKTLNYDDPYTYHLYFGNNEADAGTIITFFPWENDRLGQLGDGQVATTSFAIPAGSLDFWANRLEAKGIQFARGSRFDNETILVKDFHNLNIELVEKDWGKANTYAVDDITPETAIQGFAGAVLYSHRPDHTVKLFDQVFGWHKVGEDDQYIRLQAPGKRKEWLDIRKTADSFGKMAIGTVHHIAFEVADEEVLNYWIEVAHQRGYHTSDIKNRDYFKSLYFRERGGILIELATAGPGFTWNETVEELGSQLFYPAKHEAIIDQIKAKLTPLGF, encoded by the coding sequence ATGATAGAAATTATTCAAAAACTACATCACATTTCAGCTATTGTCGGTGCTCCTAACCAAGTATTGAAATTTTACCGCGATATCCTAGGTTTACGACTGGTTAAGAAAACACTCAACTATGACGACCCTTACACATACCATTTATACTTCGGTAACAATGAAGCTGACGCCGGGACCATCATTACCTTCTTCCCGTGGGAAAATGACCGCCTTGGTCAATTGGGTGACGGTCAAGTGGCGACCACTTCTTTTGCTATTCCAGCTGGCAGTTTAGATTTTTGGGCTAACCGCTTGGAAGCCAAAGGCATTCAATTTGCTCGCGGTAGCCGTTTTGACAATGAAACAATTCTCGTCAAAGATTTCCATAATTTAAATATCGAGCTGGTTGAAAAGGATTGGGGCAAGGCCAATACTTACGCAGTCGACGACATTACGCCTGAGACAGCTATTCAAGGCTTTGCTGGTGCAGTTTTATATAGTCACCGCCCCGACCATACGGTTAAATTGTTCGACCAAGTTTTCGGTTGGCATAAGGTAGGCGAGGACGACCAATATATCCGTCTACAAGCACCTGGCAAACGGAAGGAATGGCTAGATATTCGAAAAACTGCTGATTCTTTTGGTAAAATGGCTATCGGTACAGTTCACCACATTGCCTTTGAAGTGGCGGACGAAGAGGTATTAAACTACTGGATAGAAGTGGCCCACCAACGTGGTTACCACACCAGCGATATCAAGAACCGTGACTATTTCAAATCCTTATACTTCCGCGAGCGCGGCGGGATTTTGATTGAATTAGCGACTGCTGGCCCAGGATTTACTTGGAACGAGACGGTTGAAGAACTTGGTAGCCAATTATTCTACCCAGCCAAACATGAAGCGATTATCGACCAAATTAAAGCCAAATTGACACCCCTCGGTTTCTAA